The Deltaproteobacteria bacterium genome window below encodes:
- a CDS encoding MMPL family transporter, with product MNRLSNVLSTPGVPTRHFREVVGMQAERKSNRIVHALETVVGAVARFSYQRAVLTLVCITLFSILSFQGARRLTIDTDMIALLPTTFRSVQDLETLKKRYGGSGVLTFYIHGAPAEFAEKFALDIEKAVAERPWVRSVDAHRPNHFFELRGLYFMALEDLKKLRDQLGARVEWERLNANPLMISLSDSPAPEFEIERFMNLENKYMRDQAMSWAVKQNTSDLYHDDQSDAVVVMVRPNGLATDLVFCKSVVTDSEKVVAALNPASYHPDLKVELTGRFKQRIDQQTSVTGDLKLASITAALLMLFYLAFHFRRWFAIVLIYTPLLLGIFWTFAFAGIAFDSLNILTGLIGAVLLGVGIDHGIHLLGSYESSRADNESPEEALANTFGHTGRAVLLAAITTAVGFTGPALSEFRAFAEFGTVAAAGMLLIVSAYILVMPALLSIAERTGWRAKSRDPYATSTFYKSIDQWKRGALIATATAALLLGFAIPYANFDYDFQSLQGGHDLRSVILNKEVGRILGHSQSPLLLMADSGEEALKISEDIRARQRTLGEASTIDFVAAQADLVPNNQAEKKLVMDEIYTIARKVKSSQLERPMRRKLRQLKKMAKVEPFGLSDLPLSVQQRFSTIDGSDSSGVLLVYPSIAISDGARLRYFAEEIRNSSPEQKPVVAAGEAMVLADILEVIFIESPQVMLFTLVAVFFTVLILFGNLKTTVFALLPATITMVFTCGLVALTPVHFDYLNIVMIPVLFGLGVDGGIHIMTRYSENQNAEQTMQETSRAITGALLTSALGFGAMFLTSHPALRSLAALSLVGLAANLLSCLVGLPSLLAMLSKRSLTHD from the coding sequence TTGAACCGTTTATCGAATGTTTTGAGTACCCCTGGCGTCCCAACGCGCCATTTTAGAGAAGTTGTCGGTATGCAGGCTGAGAGAAAATCCAATCGAATCGTACACGCTCTCGAGACGGTTGTGGGCGCCGTAGCTCGATTTTCGTACCAGCGCGCCGTCTTAACCCTTGTTTGTATTACTCTTTTTAGCATTTTAAGCTTTCAAGGCGCCCGTCGACTCACCATCGACACCGATATGATAGCGCTCCTGCCAACCACTTTTCGCAGTGTCCAAGATCTTGAAACCCTCAAAAAGCGCTACGGAGGATCGGGTGTCCTCACTTTCTACATACACGGTGCCCCCGCTGAATTTGCTGAGAAATTCGCCTTGGATATTGAGAAAGCGGTCGCTGAGCGCCCTTGGGTTCGCTCTGTTGACGCCCACCGCCCGAACCATTTCTTCGAACTTCGTGGCCTTTATTTTATGGCCCTGGAGGACCTGAAAAAGCTCCGTGACCAGCTAGGCGCTCGGGTTGAATGGGAACGACTCAATGCCAATCCACTGATGATCTCGCTCAGCGATTCCCCTGCTCCCGAGTTCGAAATCGAGCGTTTTATGAACCTCGAGAACAAATATATGCGTGACCAGGCTATGAGCTGGGCCGTGAAGCAAAACACGAGTGACCTCTACCATGACGACCAATCAGATGCCGTCGTGGTTATGGTTCGTCCCAACGGCCTCGCCACCGACTTGGTATTTTGTAAATCAGTCGTAACCGACAGCGAGAAAGTCGTGGCAGCGCTCAACCCAGCTTCTTATCACCCAGATTTAAAAGTCGAGCTTACAGGGCGGTTTAAACAACGCATCGATCAGCAAACCTCAGTCACCGGTGACCTCAAACTTGCCTCGATTACCGCGGCCTTACTGATGCTCTTTTATTTGGCATTTCACTTCCGCCGCTGGTTTGCCATCGTCCTCATTTACACGCCACTGCTTCTAGGAATCTTTTGGACCTTTGCTTTTGCGGGGATAGCCTTCGACTCGCTAAATATCCTCACAGGTCTCATTGGGGCGGTCTTACTGGGAGTCGGCATCGACCACGGTATCCACCTGCTGGGTAGCTATGAGTCTAGCCGGGCAGACAACGAATCACCTGAGGAAGCACTGGCCAATACCTTTGGGCATACGGGCCGCGCCGTTCTCTTGGCAGCGATTACGACCGCCGTTGGATTCACAGGACCTGCCCTATCCGAGTTTCGCGCCTTTGCCGAGTTTGGGACCGTCGCCGCTGCAGGTATGCTTCTCATTGTTAGCGCCTACATACTGGTGATGCCGGCCCTACTGAGCATCGCAGAGCGAACCGGCTGGAGGGCAAAAAGCCGAGATCCCTACGCCACATCTACTTTTTACAAATCCATTGACCAATGGAAACGCGGCGCGCTCATCGCAACAGCGACAGCGGCGCTACTGCTTGGCTTCGCAATTCCCTACGCCAATTTCGATTACGACTTTCAATCGCTCCAGGGCGGACACGACCTGCGCAGCGTCATTCTCAACAAAGAAGTGGGGCGTATTCTCGGCCACAGCCAATCACCCCTGCTTCTCATGGCAGACAGCGGCGAAGAAGCTCTCAAGATCTCCGAAGATATTCGAGCCAGGCAAAGAACCCTCGGAGAGGCTTCAACAATTGATTTTGTCGCAGCCCAGGCCGATCTCGTTCCGAACAATCAAGCAGAGAAAAAGCTCGTGATGGATGAGATTTACACCATCGCTCGCAAAGTTAAGAGCTCCCAACTTGAGCGTCCGATGAGACGAAAGCTACGCCAGCTCAAAAAGATGGCAAAAGTTGAACCGTTCGGTCTCAGCGACCTACCCCTGTCGGTTCAGCAACGTTTTTCAACGATTGATGGCTCGGATAGCAGCGGGGTTCTATTGGTCTACCCATCTATCGCCATCAGTGACGGAGCTCGGCTTCGCTATTTCGCCGAAGAAATCAGAAACAGTTCGCCCGAGCAAAAGCCCGTTGTAGCAGCTGGCGAGGCCATGGTTTTGGCGGATATTCTCGAAGTTATTTTTATAGAATCGCCTCAGGTTATGCTTTTCACCTTGGTGGCAGTATTCTTTACTGTATTGATTTTATTTGGAAATCTCAAAACAACGGTATTTGCACTGCTGCCTGCCACGATCACCATGGTGTTCACATGTGGCCTGGTTGCACTTACACCGGTGCATTTTGATTACCTTAACATCGTCATGATCCCCGTACTCTTTGGGCTAGGTGTAGACGGAGGAATCCACATCATGACGCGTTACTCAGAAAACCAAAACGCGGAACAAACCATGCAGGAAACAAGTCGCGCCATCACCGGTGCACTTTTGACCAGTGCTCTTGGATTTGGAGCCATGTTTCTTACCTCACACCCAGCTCTACGTTCCTTGGCCGCCCTTTCTCTGGTGGGGCTCGCCGCTAATCTGCTATCGTGCTTAGTAGGGTTACCATCCTTACTCGCCATGCTGTCTAAACGGAGTTTGACCCATGACTAA